From Solea senegalensis isolate Sse05_10M linkage group LG7, IFAPA_SoseM_1, whole genome shotgun sequence, a single genomic window includes:
- the clec3a gene encoding tetranectin-like protein produces MARPALPVLLVLCLSLLHFSCGRPSRTRKAVSAAEEEDVKSQIEKLWHEVNSLKEMQALQTVCLRGIKSHRKCYLTIEEPKHYHEANEDCIAQGGTLATPRDMMENNELRDYAKRSAPGSKDLWIGVADIVKEGQYVDVNSFPVSFVNWDRSKKQPTGTKRESCVVLSVSAQGKWYDEVCRSLKTYICEYVIP; encoded by the exons ATGGCTCGTCCGGCCCTTCCTGTCCTCCTTGTCCTTTGCCTCTCTTTGCTCCACTTCAGCTGCGGCCGCCCGTCTCGCACCAGGAAGGCCGTGTCAG ctgcagaggaagaggatgtgAAGTCCCAGATTGAGAAGTTATGGCACGAGGTGAATTCACTGAAAGAGATGCAGGCGCTGCAGACAG TTTGTCTCCGAGGCATCAAATCTCACAGGAAGTGTTATCTTACCATTGAGGAACCCAAACATTACCATGAGGCAAACGAGGACTGTATCGCACAAGGAGGAACCCTCGCGACTCCTCGGGACATGATGGAGAACAATGAACTGAGGGACTACGCGAAGAGGAGCGCTCCGGGATCCAAGGACCTGTGGATCGGCGTGGCAGACATCGTGAAAGAGGGCCAGTATGTTGACGTCAACAGTTTCCCCGTCAGCTTTGTGAACTGGGATCGCTCCAAGAAGCAGCCCACGGGAACCAAGAGGGAGAGCTGTGTTGTCCTGTCAGTGTCGGCACAGGGGAAGTGGTACGACGAGGTGTGTCGCAGTCTGAAAACCTACATCTGTGAATATGTCATTCCTTAA